A section of the Clostridium omnivorum genome encodes:
- a CDS encoding response regulator transcription factor, which produces MLKDLVLMDNLCKILIVDDEYLLRQGIKHLVDWKKEGFEIVGEASNGKEALDLIETLKPHIIICDIVMPVMDGIALVNAVKNTYPDIQIIILSGYSDFDYVKEAFKLGINDYILKPKLNPEEVIKLLKNIVSKIPNLELLTDGSNALNINNELSKLISGFNISLTSSEASEFFPNESFMLMGSNIKNLAEKNSISVLSLKTYLRKAVKNYLKDFVFYEIDIYKDIYLIIINFQKESYPEIIRNIENMITYVSSRYSDIYYALGDVFNSIGLLQDNYNQSLKPIFLYKFFFKDKKLLSYEDLPKDNYKVKFDFKYYSDQIYMLNIPAAIDYLKRYISNCIKTCSLNELELKTLFQNALYNIINILEELNFNVEAMNNSKIEYFQMIDETTSTNELLLLLDNIEQEIIRLLYNNSIPKSDKIMNRILQYISNHYKEQISLKEIADEFHFNYYYLSSYFGSHIPEGFSEYLNKIRVEKALELLRNIDIPVSEISFMVGYTDPSYFSKVFKKFTKTTPSKFRRNITSGTRGHYE; this is translated from the coding sequence ATGTTAAAGGATTTGGTATTGATGGACAATCTATGTAAAATTTTAATAGTCGATGATGAATATCTCTTAAGACAGGGTATAAAGCATCTTGTTGACTGGAAAAAAGAAGGTTTTGAAATAGTTGGAGAAGCCTCAAATGGAAAAGAAGCATTAGATTTAATTGAAACTCTGAAGCCACATATAATAATTTGTGATATAGTTATGCCTGTTATGGATGGTATAGCCTTAGTTAATGCGGTGAAGAACACATATCCTGACATTCAAATCATAATTTTAAGCGGATATAGTGATTTTGACTATGTAAAGGAGGCCTTTAAGCTTGGTATAAATGACTATATATTAAAACCAAAGCTAAATCCCGAAGAAGTTATAAAGCTTCTAAAGAATATTGTTAGTAAAATTCCAAATCTAGAGCTTTTAACTGATGGAAGTAACGCCTTAAATATAAATAATGAGCTCAGTAAGCTTATTTCAGGCTTTAATATTTCCTTAACTTCTTCAGAAGCCTCTGAATTTTTCCCCAATGAAAGCTTTATGCTTATGGGTAGTAATATAAAAAATTTGGCTGAAAAAAATTCTATAAGTGTTTTAAGCCTAAAAACTTACTTACGTAAAGCTGTGAAAAATTATTTAAAGGATTTCGTCTTTTATGAAATCGATATCTATAAAGACATTTACTTGATTATTATTAATTTTCAAAAGGAAAGTTATCCAGAAATAATTAGAAACATAGAGAATATGATTACTTATGTTTCATCTAGATATTCAGATATTTATTACGCCTTAGGTGACGTCTTTAATTCCATAGGCTTACTTCAAGATAACTATAATCAAAGTTTAAAACCTATTTTTTTATATAAGTTTTTTTTCAAGGATAAAAAGCTGCTTTCTTATGAAGATTTACCTAAGGATAATTATAAGGTTAAATTTGATTTTAAGTATTATTCTGATCAGATTTACATGCTTAATATACCTGCTGCTATTGATTACTTAAAAAGGTATATATCAAATTGCATAAAAACGTGCTCTTTAAATGAATTAGAGTTAAAAACCCTTTTTCAAAATGCCCTATATAACATAATAAACATACTAGAAGAACTTAATTTTAATGTGGAAGCAATGAATAATTCAAAAATAGAGTATTTTCAAATGATTGATGAAACTACCAGTACAAACGAACTTTTATTACTTTTAGATAATATTGAACAAGAAATAATTCGATTATTATATAATAACTCAATTCCAAAGAGCGATAAAATAATGAACCGAATACTGCAGTATATTTCAAATCACTATAAGGAACAAATTTCCTTAAAAGAAATTGCTGACGAATTCCATTTTAATTATTATTATTTATCATCATATTTTGGCTCTCATATTCCTGAGGGGTTTTCTGAATACCTTAATAAAATTCGTGTAGAAAAAGCTTTAGAACTCTTAAGGAATATAGATATCCCCGT
- a CDS encoding ABC transporter substrate-binding protein, translated as MKAKKIMALVLSAVLVVGLSACSKSNSTSNSNANTSQSSKKKLTIWAWDGSFNIVAANEAKKIYQKDHPDVEVDVVEMAQNDIVQKLNTNLSANSKEGLPNIVLIEDYRAQNYLTAYADSFKSISDKVKAQDFMDYKVKVCSSNGKLYGLPFDSGVTALFYRTDLIEQAGYKKEDMNNLTWDKFIEIGKAVKAKTGKSMLTLDPSDLGLIRVMMQSAGSWYVKEDGKTINIADNQALKESIKTWKNLMSAGIVKPITGWDNFVSAFQKGDVASVPTGCWISSSVMKAQDQSGKWAVTSIPKLGSVSSSVNASNLGGSSWYVLDKVGDSDLAVDFLAKTFGSSTDLMNTLSDKINLVSTLKAASSTENYKKPNAFYGGQVVLQDFSNWSAKIPAVNYGSSTYSIEDIMTGAVQNIVSKNADLDSTLKDAQKQAEAAVGK; from the coding sequence ATGAAGGCAAAAAAAATAATGGCTCTTGTTTTAAGTGCAGTATTAGTTGTAGGTCTATCAGCATGCTCTAAGAGTAATAGTACTTCGAATTCTAACGCTAATACATCACAAAGTTCAAAAAAGAAGTTAACAATTTGGGCATGGGATGGAAGCTTCAATATTGTAGCAGCAAATGAAGCAAAGAAAATTTATCAAAAAGATCATCCAGATGTTGAAGTTGATGTAGTAGAGATGGCTCAAAATGACATAGTTCAAAAATTAAACACTAACCTAAGTGCAAACTCAAAAGAAGGTTTACCTAATATAGTACTTATAGAGGATTATAGAGCACAGAATTATTTAACAGCTTATGCAGATTCCTTTAAGAGTATTTCTGATAAGGTTAAGGCACAGGACTTTATGGACTATAAAGTAAAGGTATGTAGTTCAAATGGAAAGTTATATGGACTTCCTTTTGACAGCGGAGTAACAGCATTATTCTATAGAACAGATTTAATTGAACAAGCTGGATATAAGAAAGAAGATATGAATAACTTAACCTGGGATAAGTTTATAGAGATTGGTAAAGCAGTTAAGGCGAAGACAGGAAAATCAATGCTAACTTTAGACCCAAGCGATTTAGGATTAATAAGAGTAATGATGCAATCAGCTGGTTCATGGTATGTAAAAGAAGATGGTAAGACTATAAATATAGCCGATAATCAAGCTTTAAAGGAATCAATAAAAACATGGAAAAATCTTATGAGTGCAGGTATTGTTAAGCCAATTACAGGCTGGGATAACTTTGTTTCAGCGTTCCAAAAAGGTGATGTAGCTTCTGTTCCAACAGGATGCTGGATTTCAAGCTCAGTTATGAAAGCACAGGATCAAAGCGGAAAATGGGCGGTAACCTCAATACCAAAATTAGGGTCTGTTTCAAGTTCAGTTAATGCTTCAAATCTTGGTGGTTCAAGCTGGTATGTATTAGATAAAGTTGGAGATTCAGACTTAGCAGTAGATTTCCTTGCTAAGACCTTTGGAAGCAGTACAGATCTTATGAATACATTATCAGATAAAATTAATCTTGTAAGTACATTAAAAGCAGCTTCAAGTACTGAAAACTATAAAAAGCCAAATGCATTCTATGGCGGACAAGTAGTATTACAAGACTTTTCAAATTGGTCAGCAAAAATACCAGCTGTTAATTATGGTTCAAGCACATACAGCATTGAAGATATAATGACTGGAGCTGTACAAAATATAGTTAGTAAAAATGCAGATTTAGATTCAACACTAAAAGATGCTCAAAAACAAGCAGAAGCTGCAGTAGGAAAATAA
- a CDS encoding glycoside hydrolase family 2 TIM barrel-domain containing protein produces the protein MRYDAPSLEWLSDPSVFKVNRIDAHSDHKFYLTLEEEKNGEMCLRQSLNGHWKFNFALNAMSRVKDFYKTDFECNSWEDIFVPGHIQLQGYDKIQYINTMYPWDGHSYLRPPQVSEEYNPVGSYVKYFTLDDSLKDKPVYISFQGVETAFYLWLNGEFVGYSEDSFTPAEFDLTPFIKQGENKLAVEVYKRSTGSWLEDQDFWRFSGIFREVYLYAIPKTHVQDIFVSTILDKEYKSALLNVNLKLTGEMNNYMFLKLQDKNSTVVAAVDNVNISNLMTLQLSVDDIELWSAERPYLYTLYIYIKNERGQVVEVITQKVGFRKFEMINRVMHLNEKRIVFKGINRHEFNCRRGRAITKEDMLWDIKFLKQNNINAVRTSHYPNQSYWYELCDEYGIYLIDETNLETHGSWQKMGAIKPDWAIPDSDFQWTNIVLDRAASMFERDKNHPSILIWSCGNESFGGENIYKMSEYFRKKDASRLVHYEGVFNDRRYNDTSDIESRMYAKVNDIEKYLNNNPEKPYISCEYMHAMGNSCGAMHKYVELEDKYELYQGGFIWDFIDQFIIKKDRFGKEFLAYGGDFDDRPTDYNFCGNGIVYADRSPSPKVQEVKKLYQNIELKVDKRGVFIRNKNLFIDTSNYYLEYSLDFNGKQIYKNCLEVIVKAGEKKYVEFIMPQVIKVGEYAVNASFKLGESNAWAEKGHTIAYDQYVYKIEDEGAISDFGKPEIIYGDVNIGVKNRHFSALFSKQEGGMVSLRYGGKELITRVPMPIYWRAMTDNDKGNGHGFRCGQWLNASMFQRCTNVHVIENSNSITVSYTYTLPTIPETKVIIDYTAYGNGEIKVSCDYKGTEGLPELPIFGVAMRLSADYNKFQWYGMGPEENYADRCHGAKLGVYEKSVHQNVSKYVVPQESGNHIGVRWAKIVDDKGFGIEIAALGSPYELGVSPYTAFELQNALHHYELPIPHYTVITIAAKQMGVGGDDSWGAPVHKEYLIDSSKDLHFEFIIKEA, from the coding sequence ATGAGATATGATGCTCCAAGTTTAGAATGGCTTTCTGATCCATCAGTTTTTAAGGTTAATAGAATTGATGCTCATTCCGATCATAAATTTTATTTAACATTGGAAGAGGAAAAGAACGGAGAGATGTGCCTTAGGCAGAGCTTAAATGGACATTGGAAGTTTAATTTTGCTCTTAATGCTATGTCTAGAGTAAAAGACTTTTATAAAACAGATTTTGAATGTAATTCCTGGGAGGATATTTTTGTGCCAGGGCATATTCAGCTTCAAGGCTATGATAAAATACAATATATAAATACTATGTATCCTTGGGATGGGCATAGCTACCTTAGACCACCACAAGTATCTGAAGAATACAACCCTGTTGGAAGCTATGTTAAATATTTTACTCTTGATGACAGTTTAAAAGATAAGCCTGTATATATTTCCTTTCAAGGGGTAGAAACTGCTTTTTACCTATGGTTAAACGGTGAATTTGTAGGATACAGCGAGGATAGCTTTACTCCAGCAGAGTTTGATCTTACTCCATTTATTAAACAAGGCGAAAATAAGTTGGCCGTGGAGGTGTATAAAAGATCCACAGGGAGCTGGCTTGAGGACCAAGATTTTTGGCGTTTTTCAGGCATATTTAGAGAAGTATATTTGTATGCTATTCCTAAAACACATGTACAGGATATTTTTGTAAGTACAATCCTTGATAAAGAATATAAAAGTGCATTGCTAAATGTTAATTTAAAGCTCACAGGTGAAATGAACAATTATATGTTCCTAAAATTACAGGATAAAAATAGCACTGTGGTTGCAGCAGTAGATAATGTGAATATATCTAATTTGATGACTCTTCAATTGTCTGTAGATGATATAGAGCTGTGGAGCGCCGAAAGACCTTATCTGTATACTCTTTATATTTATATTAAAAATGAAAGAGGCCAGGTTGTAGAGGTTATTACGCAAAAAGTTGGATTTAGAAAATTTGAAATGATTAATAGAGTTATGCATTTAAATGAAAAGAGGATTGTGTTTAAGGGAATAAACAGGCATGAATTTAATTGCCGCAGAGGAAGGGCTATTACTAAAGAAGATATGCTGTGGGATATTAAATTTTTAAAACAAAATAATATAAATGCAGTTAGAACAAGTCATTATCCAAATCAAAGCTATTGGTATGAACTCTGCGATGAATACGGTATATATTTAATTGATGAAACAAACCTTGAGACCCATGGTTCTTGGCAGAAGATGGGCGCTATCAAGCCGGATTGGGCTATTCCTGACAGTGATTTTCAGTGGACTAATATAGTATTAGATAGAGCAGCTTCCATGTTTGAAAGGGATAAGAACCATCCATCAATATTAATCTGGTCCTGTGGAAATGAATCCTTTGGAGGCGAAAATATTTACAAAATGTCTGAGTACTTTAGAAAGAAGGATGCATCTAGATTAGTTCATTATGAAGGTGTATTTAATGATAGGAGATATAATGACACCAGTGATATTGAAAGCAGAATGTATGCTAAAGTTAATGATATAGAAAAATACTTAAATAATAATCCTGAAAAGCCTTATATAAGCTGTGAGTATATGCATGCCATGGGGAACTCCTGTGGAGCCATGCACAAGTACGTGGAGCTTGAGGACAAATACGAACTTTATCAAGGCGGGTTTATATGGGATTTTATAGATCAATTTATAATAAAAAAAGATAGATTTGGCAAGGAGTTTTTGGCTTATGGAGGAGATTTTGATGATAGACCTACAGATTACAACTTCTGTGGAAATGGTATAGTATATGCAGATAGGTCACCTTCTCCGAAGGTACAGGAAGTTAAAAAGCTTTATCAAAATATTGAGCTAAAGGTAGATAAAAGAGGAGTATTCATAAGAAATAAAAACCTGTTTATAGATACCTCTAATTATTATTTAGAATATTCTCTTGATTTTAATGGAAAGCAGATTTACAAGAATTGCTTAGAGGTTATTGTAAAAGCTGGTGAAAAGAAATATGTTGAATTTATTATGCCGCAGGTGATTAAGGTGGGTGAATATGCAGTAAATGCTTCCTTTAAACTGGGTGAGAGTAATGCATGGGCAGAAAAAGGGCATACTATAGCCTATGACCAATATGTTTATAAAATAGAAGATGAAGGAGCTATTAGTGATTTCGGAAAACCTGAAATTATATATGGTGATGTAAATATAGGTGTGAAAAATAGGCATTTTAGTGCTTTATTTTCAAAGCAAGAGGGTGGAATGGTTTCGCTAAGATATGGTGGCAAAGAATTGATTACAAGAGTTCCAATGCCAATATATTGGAGAGCTATGACTGATAATGATAAGGGAAATGGTCATGGTTTTAGATGTGGACAATGGCTTAATGCTAGTATGTTTCAGCGCTGCACTAATGTTCATGTAATTGAAAATTCAAATAGCATTACGGTATCATACACATACACTCTGCCAACAATACCTGAAACAAAGGTAATAATTGATTATACTGCATATGGAAATGGAGAAATTAAGGTAAGCTGTGACTATAAAGGTACTGAAGGCCTACCTGAACTTCCCATATTTGGAGTAGCAATGAGATTATCAGCGGATTATAATAAATTTCAGTGGTATGGTATGGGCCCAGAGGAAAACTATGCTGATCGATGCCATGGTGCAAAGCTTGGAGTTTATGAAAAATCAGTTCACCAAAATGTATCTAAATATGTTGTACCTCAGGAAAGCGGTAACCACATAGGAGTAAGGTGGGCCAAAATAGTGGACGATAAAGGCTTTGGAATTGAAATAGCTGCCTTAGGAAGTCCATATGAGCTTGGAGTTTCGCCTTATACAGCATTTGAATTGCAAAACGCTCTTCATCATTATGAACTTCCTATTCCACACTATACAGTTATAACTATAGCTGCTAAGCAGATGGGAGTAGGCGGAGATGACAGCTGGGGAGCTCCAGTTCATAAAGAATACCTTATAGACTCGTCAAAGGATTTACATTTTGAATTTATAATAAAAGAAGCTTGA
- a CDS encoding ABC transporter ATP-binding protein, producing the protein MSLIEAKNICKSFNMGKVNMDILKDISLQVEGGEFVTIIGESGSGKSTLLNVLGGLMPCNTGEILICGERIDKLNQNQLALFRRKHMGFVFQAYNLMPQLTALENVELPLMFAGVEKKKRRKIAMDMLERVGLKDRVLHRPGELSGGQQQRVSIARALVNSPKVILADEPTGNLDSKNSVEVMEVLRELNKKSSITFLVVTHSQQVCTYADRSIKVVDGLILN; encoded by the coding sequence ATGTCATTAATAGAAGCTAAAAACATTTGTAAAAGCTTTAATATGGGCAAAGTTAATATGGACATATTAAAGGACATTTCTCTTCAAGTTGAGGGGGGGGAATTTGTAACTATAATAGGTGAATCCGGTTCAGGAAAATCAACATTATTAAATGTGCTAGGGGGACTCATGCCCTGCAATACTGGTGAAATATTAATTTGTGGGGAAAGAATTGACAAGCTTAACCAAAATCAATTAGCTTTATTCAGAAGAAAACATATGGGCTTTGTTTTCCAGGCATATAATCTAATGCCCCAGCTTACTGCATTGGAAAACGTAGAGCTTCCTCTAATGTTTGCAGGTGTTGAAAAGAAAAAGAGGAGAAAAATAGCTATGGATATGCTGGAAAGAGTAGGGCTTAAGGATAGAGTCTTGCACAGACCTGGAGAGCTTTCAGGGGGACAGCAGCAAAGAGTATCTATCGCTAGGGCTTTGGTTAATAGTCCTAAGGTTATATTAGCCGATGAGCCAACTGGGAATTTGGATAGTAAAAATAGTGTGGAAGTTATGGAAGTTCTAAGGGAATTAAATAAAAAAAGTTCTATAACTTTTCTAGTTGTTACACATTCACAGCAAGTATGTACTTATGCAGATAGAAGTATTAAAGTTGTGGATGGATTAATATTAAACTAA
- a CDS encoding carbohydrate ABC transporter permease has protein sequence MKKTINILKYLFLIVASFFSIFPFIWMLISMTNKSVEVTRGSFIPGTYLFENVKNLFSNNLNFASSLGNSAKIALITTVLSLIISSLAGYGFEIYRSKTRDLIFNILLLSMMVPFASLMVPLFRMFSHFKIFGLNTTASVIIPSLSTAFMIFFFRQNAKAFPKDILEAGRIDGLNELQIFIKIFVPTMKSTYAAAAIITFMSSWNNYMWPLITLQTASKRTAPLIISTMSSSYTPDYGMIMAGIVITTLPTALVFFLMQKQFVEGMLGSVKG, from the coding sequence ATGAAAAAGACTATAAATATACTTAAATACTTATTTTTAATAGTAGCATCATTTTTTTCAATATTTCCATTTATATGGATGCTTATAAGTATGACAAATAAATCTGTAGAAGTTACAAGGGGATCCTTTATACCTGGCACATATTTGTTTGAAAATGTTAAAAATTTATTTTCTAATAATTTGAACTTCGCAAGTTCCTTGGGGAATTCTGCAAAGATTGCGTTAATAACAACAGTGTTGTCACTTATAATATCCTCTTTAGCGGGATATGGTTTTGAGATATATAGAAGCAAGACTAGAGATTTAATATTCAATATATTATTATTATCTATGATGGTTCCTTTTGCTTCATTAATGGTACCGTTGTTTAGAATGTTTAGTCATTTTAAGATTTTTGGGCTTAATACAACTGCTTCGGTAATAATTCCTAGCTTATCAACTGCGTTTATGATATTCTTTTTTAGACAAAATGCTAAGGCATTTCCTAAGGATATATTAGAAGCAGGGCGTATTGACGGCCTTAATGAGCTCCAAATTTTCATAAAGATTTTTGTACCAACAATGAAATCTACCTATGCAGCTGCTGCTATAATTACTTTCATGAGTAGCTGGAATAATTATATGTGGCCTCTTATTACATTACAAACTGCAAGTAAAAGAACTGCTCCGCTTATAATTTCAACTATGAGTTCATCCTATACTCCAGATTATGGTATGATAATGGCTGGAATTGTAATAACAACACTTCCAACTGCACTGGTTTTCTTCTTAATGCAAAAGCAGTTTGTTGAAGGAATGCTAGGTTCTGTTAAAGGATAA
- a CDS encoding carbohydrate ABC transporter permease codes for MSSKKGALSRRNDILGWSFTILSIVAIFVFVFYPMIQAFIISLKSGAGSNLHYVGISNYKRLFIDETFKKAVFNTLIYLIVQVPIMILLALFISVLLNDKNLKAKGLFRTAIFLPCITSLVAYSVIFKSLFANDGLMNKILLNIHLVSEPIKWMTSPLWAKVTIIIAITWRWTGYNMIFYLAGLQNIDPSVYEAAKIDGASAAKQFFNITVPLLKPIILFTTITSTSGTLQLFDEVMNITGGGPGNASTSISQYIYNLSFKYTPNFGYAAAVSYSIVAMIVILSLIQFKVAGDNK; via the coding sequence TTGAGTAGTAAAAAAGGTGCTTTAAGCAGAAGAAATGATATTTTAGGCTGGTCTTTTACTATCCTAAGTATTGTAGCAATATTTGTGTTTGTATTTTATCCCATGATACAAGCTTTTATCATTTCCTTAAAATCCGGTGCGGGAAGTAATCTGCACTATGTAGGAATTAGTAATTATAAGAGGCTATTTATAGATGAAACCTTTAAAAAGGCTGTTTTTAATACTTTGATATATTTAATAGTTCAAGTTCCAATTATGATTTTGTTAGCACTCTTTATATCTGTATTATTAAATGATAAAAATCTAAAAGCTAAAGGATTATTCAGAACAGCCATATTTTTACCGTGCATAACATCACTAGTAGCTTATTCTGTCATATTTAAAAGCTTATTTGCTAATGATGGGCTCATGAATAAGATTCTATTGAATATACATTTGGTTTCAGAACCAATAAAGTGGATGACTAGTCCTTTATGGGCGAAGGTTACTATTATAATAGCAATAACTTGGCGTTGGACAGGTTATAATATGATATTTTATTTAGCAGGACTACAGAATATCGATCCCTCTGTGTATGAAGCTGCTAAGATAGATGGAGCTTCAGCTGCTAAGCAATTTTTTAATATCACTGTTCCTCTATTAAAGCCTATTATTTTATTTACAACTATTACTTCAACTTCAGGTACTCTGCAGTTATTTGATGAAGTAATGAATATAACAGGAGGAGGACCTGGTAATGCCTCAACATCTATTTCACAATATATATACAATCTGAGCTTTAAATATACTCCTAACTTTGGGTATGCTGCAGCTGTTTCCTATTCAATAGTTGCTATGATTGTTATATTATCACTAATTCAATTTAAGGTGGCAGGTGATAATAAATGA